In Ovis aries strain OAR_USU_Benz2616 breed Rambouillet chromosome 14, ARS-UI_Ramb_v3.0, whole genome shotgun sequence, a single genomic region encodes these proteins:
- the LOC101105894 gene encoding putative killer cell immunoglobulin-like receptor-like protein KIR3DX1, giving the protein MCPTLLSLLSLGFCVSLRIRAAVGEYEKPSLSAWPSPVVPLGQAVTLQCHSGPPFVIFRLFKRDGARLHKLQEQQFNTFPLGPMTREHAGSYTCSGANLSRSVRSNVSDPLPIVVTGVSTKPSISAHPGPLARAGENVTLRCHSSMLLDKFILQKKSSTGHFQRRGETLTGGHAPADFFIGPMTLASAGTYRCYGSLRHSPYEWSAPSDPVDIVITGRSRKPSLSAQGGPVVRSGENVTLVCSSKSDFDQLHLLREGEEFGRLLTGGRGPHGALQAEFPLGPGTPAHSGVYRCYGSFTRSPYSWSDSSDPLFLSVTGSTTSTYPTPTVPHTSEGKQDGLLSQQVSEKTEGSCVSVGSATSQLCDLGLLNVPVMSAFETVVCLEPEGALSFSCSVTGNF; this is encoded by the exons GTGAATATGAGAAGCCCTCTTTATCAGCCTGGCCAAGCCCTGTGGTTCCCTTAGGGCAGGCTGTGACTCTTCAGTGTCACTCCGGTCCTCCATTTGTGATATTCAGACTGTTCAAAAGAGATGGGGCCCGTTTGCACAAGCTCCAGGAACAACAGTTCAACACCTTCCCCCTTGGCCCGATGACCAGAGAACATGCCGGGTCCTACACATGTTCTGGAGCCAACTTGTCTCGCTCTGTGCGGTCCAATGTCAGTGACCCCCTGCCGATTGTGGTCACAG GTGTGTCCACAAAACCGTCCATCTCAGCCCACCCAGGCCCCCTTGCACGTGCGGGAGAGAATGTGACCCTCCGCTGTCACTCATCGATGCTGCTTGACAAATTCATCCTGCAGAAAAAAAGCAGCACAGGGCATTTCCAGAGACGTGGAGAGACGCTCACTGGTGGGCATGCCCCAGCTGACTTTTTCATTGGCCCCATGACATTGGCAAGTGCAGGCACGTACAGATGCTACGGCTCTCTCAGACACTCCCCCTATGAGTGGTCAGCCCCCAGCGACCCTGTGGACATTGTGATCACAG GTCGGTCCAGGAAACCCTCTCTCTCAGCCCAGGGAGGCCCCGTGGTGAGGTCAGGAGAGAACGTGACCTTGGTCTGCAGCTCCAAGAGCGACTTTGACCAGCTCCATCTGCTCAGGGAGGGGGAGGAATTTGGGCGCCTCCTCACTGGGGGGCGGGGCCCCCACGGAGCACTCCAGGCAGAGTTCCCTCTGGGTCCTGGGACCCCAGCCCACAGCGGGGTCTACAGGTGCTACGGCTCCTTCACACGCTCTCCCTACTCGTGGTCAGACTCCAGCGACCCACTGTTCCTGTCTGTCACAG GATCCACTACAAGTACTTACCCGACACCCACAGTTCCACACACCTCAGAAGGTAAGCAAGACGGTCTCCTATCTCAGCAAGTTTCTGAGAAGACAGAGGGCTCCTGTGTGAGTGTTGGCTCTGCCAcctcccagctctgtgaccttgggctccTCAATGTCCCTGTCATGTCAGCATTTGAGACCGTGGTCTGCCTAGAACCAGAGGGGGCATTGAGCTTCTCATGCTCTGTGACTGGGAATTTCTAA